One segment of Acidianus sp. HS-5 DNA contains the following:
- a CDS encoding ATP synthase subunit A, with the protein MVGKIVRVNGPLVIADNMKNSQMYEVVEVGELKLVGEITRIEGDRAFIQVYEDTSGVKPGEPVYNTGGPLSAELGPGLLGKIFDGLERPLSTIVEATGSVFVNRGVKIPPLDRQKKWHFVPKVKKGDKVSPGDILGIVQETSLIEHKILVPPDRHGEVKEIVAEGDYTVEDTIATVDMNGDQVSLKMMHRWPVRIPRPYKEKLEPSEPLLTGVRVLDTVFPLAKGGTAAIPGPFGSGKTVTLQSLAKWSSAKLVIYVGCGERGNELTDELRSFPTLKDPWTGKPLLERTILVANTSNMPVAAREASIYLGVTLGEYFRDQGYDTLVVADSTTRWAEALRDLGGRMEEMPAEEGFPSYLPSRLAEYYERAGRIITLGNPERSGSVTLASAVSPPGGDFTEPVTSNTLRFVRVFWPLDVSLAHARHFPAINWLQGFSAYVDLVGKWWNTNVDPQWKEMREFMVKTLIRENELQQIVKLVGPESLAEKDKLVLEVARLIKEAFLKQNAFDDIDAFSSPQKQVRIMKLIYLYNSLASPLVEKGVSVKKIIDNIKVVSDIIRSKASIPDSALEKYDDLEKTLRSQFEQLSKEVSS; encoded by the coding sequence ATGGTAGGTAAGATAGTTAGAGTAAACGGTCCTTTAGTTATAGCAGATAATATGAAAAATTCTCAAATGTACGAAGTAGTAGAAGTAGGAGAATTAAAGCTTGTAGGAGAAATAACAAGAATAGAAGGAGATAGAGCTTTTATTCAAGTTTATGAAGATACTAGCGGAGTTAAGCCTGGAGAGCCAGTTTACAATACTGGAGGACCTTTATCAGCAGAATTAGGTCCAGGATTATTAGGCAAGATATTTGACGGGTTAGAGAGACCTCTAAGTACTATTGTGGAAGCTACAGGATCTGTTTTTGTTAATAGAGGAGTAAAGATACCTCCTTTAGACAGACAAAAGAAGTGGCATTTCGTTCCTAAAGTCAAGAAAGGCGATAAAGTATCTCCTGGAGATATATTAGGCATTGTTCAAGAAACTTCGTTAATAGAGCATAAAATATTAGTTCCTCCAGATCGTCATGGTGAGGTAAAAGAAATAGTTGCTGAAGGAGATTATACGGTAGAAGATACTATAGCAACTGTAGACATGAATGGTGATCAAGTTTCATTAAAGATGATGCATAGATGGCCCGTAAGAATTCCTAGACCTTATAAAGAAAAACTGGAGCCTTCAGAGCCTTTGTTAACTGGAGTAAGAGTTTTAGATACAGTATTTCCTTTAGCTAAAGGAGGAACTGCCGCGATACCTGGTCCTTTTGGTTCTGGAAAGACCGTAACTTTGCAGAGTCTGGCAAAGTGGAGTTCAGCAAAGTTAGTTATATATGTAGGTTGCGGAGAAAGAGGAAACGAATTAACTGATGAATTAAGATCATTTCCGACTTTGAAAGATCCATGGACTGGAAAGCCTCTGCTTGAAAGAACAATATTGGTTGCAAATACAAGTAATATGCCAGTAGCAGCTAGAGAGGCTAGCATTTATCTAGGTGTAACACTAGGAGAGTACTTTAGAGACCAAGGATATGACACTTTAGTTGTAGCAGACTCAACTACTAGATGGGCTGAAGCATTGAGAGATCTAGGAGGTAGAATGGAGGAAATGCCTGCAGAAGAAGGATTCCCAAGTTATTTACCCTCAAGATTAGCAGAATATTACGAAAGAGCTGGAAGAATAATAACTCTAGGTAATCCTGAAAGATCTGGTTCAGTAACGTTAGCTTCAGCAGTATCTCCGCCAGGAGGAGACTTTACTGAGCCAGTTACAAGCAATACTTTAAGATTTGTTAGAGTGTTCTGGCCATTGGACGTATCTTTAGCTCATGCAAGACACTTCCCTGCAATTAACTGGTTACAAGGATTCTCAGCTTACGTTGATTTAGTAGGCAAATGGTGGAATACCAACGTAGATCCTCAATGGAAGGAAATGAGGGAATTTATGGTAAAAACCTTGATAAGGGAGAACGAATTACAACAAATAGTAAAATTAGTTGGTCCAGAGTCTCTAGCAGAGAAAGATAAGTTAGTTTTAGAAGTTGCTAGGCTAATAAAGGAGGCTTTCTTAAAGCAGAACGCCTTTGACGATATTGATGCTTTCTCTTCTCCGCAGAAGCAAGTTAGGATAATGAAATTAATTTACTTGTATAACAGCCTTGCATCACCACTAGTAGAAAAAGGAGTTTCAGTTAAGAAAATAATAGATAACATAAAAGTAGTATCAGATATTATCAGATCTAAGGCTAGTATTCCGGACAGTGCGTTAGAGAAATATGATGATCTGGAAAAAACATTAAGGTCACAATTTGAACAGTTATCAAAAGAGGTGAGTAGTTAA
- the ilvC gene encoding ketol-acid reductoisomerase: protein MKKLAKMYTDQDASLDPLKDKKIAILGYGNQGRAWALNLRDSGLNVVVGLEREGNSWKQAVQDGFQPVHTEEAVKQADVIIFLIPDMVQRYVYREKVQPNMKEGADLVFAHGFNIHYKLIDPPANSDVYMVAPKGPGATVREFYTKGGGVPVLVAVQQNPSGKAMEKALAIAKGLGATRAGVIETTFKEETETDLFGEQTTLVGGVMELMRSAFRTLVELGYQPEVAYFETINEMKMIVDIIYDKGFPGMLKAVSDTAKYGGLTVGKFVINEEVRKRMLEAAEKIRSGKFAEEWIEEYNRGSPTIKEGIEEIDNSLEEQTRKRLKEIIERGKPKS, encoded by the coding sequence GTGAAAAAATTGGCTAAAATGTATACAGATCAAGACGCAAGTTTAGATCCTTTAAAAGATAAAAAAATTGCAATATTAGGTTACGGAAATCAAGGCAGAGCATGGGCACTAAACCTAAGAGATTCCGGACTTAACGTAGTAGTAGGACTAGAAAGAGAAGGAAATTCATGGAAACAAGCAGTTCAAGACGGCTTCCAACCAGTTCACACAGAAGAGGCAGTAAAACAAGCTGATGTAATAATATTCCTAATTCCAGATATGGTTCAGAGATATGTATATAGAGAAAAAGTTCAACCTAACATGAAAGAAGGAGCAGACCTAGTATTTGCTCATGGCTTTAATATTCATTATAAGCTAATAGATCCCCCTGCTAATAGCGACGTTTACATGGTTGCACCTAAAGGGCCTGGAGCTACTGTAAGAGAATTTTACACTAAAGGAGGAGGAGTTCCAGTACTCGTAGCAGTACAACAAAATCCTTCAGGAAAAGCTATGGAAAAAGCTTTAGCAATTGCAAAAGGTTTAGGAGCTACTAGAGCAGGCGTAATAGAGACTACGTTCAAGGAAGAGACAGAGACTGATCTATTCGGAGAGCAAACAACATTAGTAGGAGGAGTAATGGAACTAATGAGATCTGCTTTTAGAACACTAGTTGAATTAGGCTATCAACCCGAAGTTGCATACTTTGAAACTATTAATGAAATGAAGATGATTGTGGACATAATTTACGATAAGGGTTTCCCTGGAATGCTTAAGGCAGTCTCGGACACAGCAAAATATGGAGGTTTGACAGTAGGTAAGTTTGTAATAAATGAGGAAGTGAGGAAGAGAATGTTGGAAGCTGCAGAAAAAATAAGGTCAGGGAAGTTTGCAGAAGAGTGGATAGAGGAATACAATAGGGGAAGTCCTACAATAAAGGAGGGTATTGAAGAAATAGATAATAGCTTAGAAGAACAAACTAGGAAAAGGTTAAAGGAGATTATAGAGAGAGGAAAACCTAAATCTTAG
- a CDS encoding V-type ATP synthase subunit B yields the protein METTLNVREFSNISMIKGPLMVVKGVTDAGYNELVEIEMENGEKRRGMVVDSQLGMAVVQVFEGTTGISPTGTDVKFLGRGLEVKISDEMLGRVFNPLGEPLDNGPPIITGEKRDINGSAINPAVRDYPEEFIQTGISAIDGLNSLLRGQKLPIFSGSGLPANTLAAQIAKQATVRGEESNFAVVFAAIGIRYDDALFFRKFFEETGAINRVAMFMTLANEPPVVKILTPRTALTLAEYLAFEKDMHVLAILIDMTNYCESLREISASKEEVPGRGGYPGYMYTDLATIYERAGKVRGKKGSITQMPILTMPNDDMTHPIPDLTGYITEGQIVLDRSLYNKGIYPPINVLMSLSRLMKDGIGEGKTRDDHKDVANQLFAAYAKAVDTRGLAAIIGEDSLSETDRKYLLFGDAFERKFVNQGVNENRDIETTLDIGWDILSILPERELTNIKDAYIKKYLPTYRGKK from the coding sequence ATGGAAACCACTCTTAACGTAAGGGAATTTTCTAATATATCAATGATTAAAGGACCTTTAATGGTAGTTAAAGGAGTAACTGACGCAGGATACAACGAGTTAGTGGAAATTGAAATGGAAAACGGCGAAAAAAGGAGAGGAATGGTAGTAGATAGTCAATTAGGAATGGCAGTAGTACAAGTATTTGAAGGAACTACTGGAATATCCCCTACTGGTACTGACGTTAAATTCTTGGGCAGAGGTTTAGAAGTCAAGATTTCAGATGAGATGCTGGGTAGAGTATTTAATCCATTAGGAGAGCCTTTAGATAACGGCCCTCCGATAATAACTGGAGAGAAGAGAGATATTAACGGTTCAGCAATAAATCCTGCAGTTAGAGATTATCCCGAAGAATTTATCCAGACAGGAATATCTGCAATTGATGGGTTAAACTCACTACTGAGGGGACAAAAATTACCAATTTTCAGCGGTAGCGGATTACCTGCAAATACATTGGCTGCTCAAATAGCTAAGCAAGCAACTGTAAGGGGAGAAGAAAGCAACTTCGCAGTAGTTTTTGCAGCAATAGGTATAAGGTATGATGATGCATTATTCTTTAGAAAATTCTTCGAGGAAACCGGTGCAATAAACAGAGTAGCAATGTTCATGACGTTAGCTAATGAACCTCCAGTAGTTAAGATTTTGACTCCTAGAACAGCATTAACTTTAGCAGAGTACTTAGCCTTTGAAAAGGACATGCATGTCCTTGCTATATTGATTGATATGACAAACTATTGCGAATCTCTGAGAGAAATAAGCGCCTCAAAGGAGGAAGTACCTGGAAGAGGAGGATACCCAGGTTACATGTATACTGATTTAGCAACAATATATGAGAGAGCTGGAAAAGTAAGGGGGAAGAAAGGTTCCATTACTCAAATGCCAATATTAACGATGCCTAATGACGATATGACACACCCTATTCCAGACTTAACTGGCTATATAACTGAAGGTCAAATAGTACTAGATAGATCCTTGTACAATAAAGGAATTTATCCCCCTATTAATGTGCTAATGAGTTTATCCAGACTAATGAAAGATGGAATTGGAGAAGGAAAAACTAGGGACGATCATAAGGACGTTGCAAACCAATTGTTTGCAGCCTATGCAAAGGCTGTGGATACTAGAGGTCTTGCTGCAATAATAGGAGAGGACAGCTTATCAGAAACTGATAGAAAGTATTTGCTGTTCGGAGATGCGTTTGAGAGAAAGTTTGTAAATCAAGGAGTTAATGAGAATAGGGATATAGAGACTACTCTAGATATAGGATGGGATATATTATCTATATTGCCTGAGAGGGAATTGACTAACATAAAAGATGCATACATTAAGAAGTACCTTCCGACATATCGTGGTAAGAAATGA
- a CDS encoding V-type ATP synthase subunit K (produces ATP from ADP in the presence of a proton gradient across the membrane; the K subunit is a nonenzymatic component which binds the dimeric form by interacting with the G and E subunits): MSSAILLLSLFLGMLTAIPVGAATGYSSPQGFEGVNIGAGLAIGLAAIGAGVAVGMAAAAGIGVLTERRDMFGTVLIFVAIGEGIVVYGLVFAVLMLFAHV; encoded by the coding sequence ATGAGTTCCGCAATTTTGTTACTTTCGTTATTTTTAGGAATGTTAACGGCAATACCAGTAGGCGCAGCAACGGGTTATAGCAGTCCTCAAGGATTTGAAGGAGTCAACATAGGTGCAGGATTAGCTATAGGCTTAGCGGCAATAGGCGCAGGAGTTGCTGTAGGTATGGCTGCTGCAGCAGGTATTGGAGTTTTAACAGAAAGAAGGGACATGTTCGGTACAGTACTGATCTTCGTTGCAATTGGCGAAGGAATAGTGGTATACGGGCTAGTGTTCGCAGTATTGATGTTGTTCGCACACGTGTAA
- the pdxS gene encoding pyridoxal 5'-phosphate synthase lyase subunit PdxS, with protein sequence MRLYELSFNEIEEFFYKLAEVRDVIKDSGLMTFLPEKELPEIATGTARVKHAFPIFQKGGVIMDVTNVEQAGIAEDAGATSVMVLDKLPYDVRKSGGVARMADPKIIEEVMNSITIPVMAKVRIGHYYEAKILEALGVDTIDESEVLTPADEEHHINKWEFKVPFVNGARNLGEALRRISEGASMIRTKGEAGTGNVSEAVKHMKIINAEVNALVGMNEEDRVKKAREYQVPYQLVELTAKIKRLPVVNFAAGGIATPADAALMMWLGGDGVFVGSGIFKSQDPAERAKAVVLAVAGWEYPEVVLEAQKMINEQKSMMGIDIKSLKPEELLQVRGQ encoded by the coding sequence ATGAGACTATACGAGCTATCATTTAATGAAATCGAGGAATTCTTCTATAAACTCGCTGAAGTAAGGGATGTAATAAAAGATTCTGGCTTAATGACTTTCCTTCCAGAAAAGGAATTACCTGAGATTGCTACAGGGACTGCAAGAGTAAAACATGCTTTTCCAATATTCCAAAAAGGAGGAGTAATAATGGATGTTACTAATGTTGAGCAGGCAGGAATTGCTGAAGACGCAGGAGCAACTTCAGTAATGGTTTTAGATAAACTACCTTACGATGTTAGGAAGTCTGGTGGAGTAGCTAGAATGGCAGATCCTAAAATTATAGAAGAAGTAATGAATTCAATAACAATTCCCGTAATGGCAAAAGTTAGGATAGGTCATTATTATGAAGCTAAAATTCTTGAGGCTTTAGGAGTTGATACGATAGATGAGAGTGAAGTCTTAACTCCAGCTGATGAAGAGCACCACATCAATAAGTGGGAATTTAAAGTTCCATTCGTAAACGGTGCAAGAAACTTAGGAGAAGCGTTGAGAAGGATAAGCGAAGGAGCATCAATGATAAGGACTAAAGGCGAGGCAGGAACAGGAAACGTGAGTGAAGCTGTAAAGCATATGAAGATAATTAATGCAGAGGTAAATGCGCTAGTAGGAATGAATGAGGAAGATAGGGTTAAGAAAGCTAGAGAATATCAAGTTCCTTATCAGCTAGTGGAGCTAACCGCAAAAATAAAGAGACTTCCAGTAGTAAACTTTGCAGCAGGAGGTATAGCTACTCCAGCAGATGCAGCACTAATGATGTGGTTAGGAGGGGATGGAGTGTTTGTTGGCTCAGGAATATTTAAGAGTCAAGATCCAGCAGAAAGAGCAAAAGCAGTAGTGCTAGCTGTAGCAGGCTGGGAATATCCAGAAGTAGTTTTGGAAGCACAAAAGATGATTAATGAACAAAAATCAATGATGGGTATAGATATAAAGTCGTTAAAACCAGAGGAATTACTTCAGGTGAGGGGTCAATGA
- the proS gene encoding proline--tRNA ligase, translated as MQIPREKWRNNFSEWFDNVISQAEIYDYGRYPIKGMGVWMPYGFKIRQNVIDIIRKYLNETGHEEVLFPLLIPEYLLRKESEHIKGFEGEVYWVTKGGEEDLDIRLALRPTSEVAITYMESLWVKSYKELPKKYYQIVSIFRYETKATRAMIRLREVTTFKEAHTLHVSYEDAERQVKEAIDIYKKIFDTLGLPYILSERPEWDRFAGAEHTYAFDTLMPDGKALQIGTVHHLGQHFTKALDYKIQKADGSLDYPYQTSYGISDRAIAVSIAINGDDHGPIISPVIAPIKVVIIPIPAKTEENAKKVEDYCTEVKEKLTSAGISAVVDFNKEKTPGEKFYYWEMKGVPLRIEIGLREVNNSTVTIKRRDTLEAKVVKKDELIQAINDMLSSLSEDLKRRAWEFFNSKILYTTDMGEAKKILDNNGGIVEVPWCGENSCGLKIEEELNARVLGYPEEPKKTNDVCVICKKPSTNVLRVAKTY; from the coding sequence ATGCAAATTCCTAGAGAAAAATGGAGGAACAATTTTAGCGAATGGTTCGATAATGTAATTTCTCAAGCTGAGATATACGATTACGGAAGGTATCCTATAAAAGGAATGGGCGTATGGATGCCCTACGGTTTTAAGATAAGGCAGAACGTTATTGACATCATAAGGAAGTATTTAAATGAAACTGGACATGAGGAAGTTCTCTTTCCACTATTAATCCCAGAATACTTGCTTAGAAAAGAAAGCGAGCACATTAAAGGTTTTGAAGGAGAAGTTTACTGGGTTACTAAAGGTGGAGAAGAGGATTTAGATATAAGGCTAGCATTAAGACCAACTTCCGAAGTTGCAATAACTTACATGGAATCTTTATGGGTGAAGAGCTATAAAGAACTACCAAAGAAGTATTATCAGATTGTAAGTATTTTTAGATATGAGACAAAGGCAACTAGAGCAATGATAAGATTGAGGGAAGTTACAACTTTTAAGGAAGCTCACACATTGCACGTTAGTTATGAGGACGCGGAAAGGCAGGTGAAAGAGGCTATAGATATTTATAAGAAAATATTCGATACGCTTGGTCTACCTTATATACTATCAGAAAGGCCAGAATGGGATAGGTTTGCAGGAGCAGAGCATACTTACGCTTTTGATACGCTAATGCCTGACGGTAAGGCATTACAGATAGGTACAGTTCATCACTTAGGTCAGCACTTTACTAAAGCTTTGGATTATAAAATACAAAAGGCAGATGGTTCATTAGATTATCCTTATCAAACTAGTTATGGAATTTCCGACAGGGCAATTGCTGTCTCAATAGCAATAAATGGCGATGATCATGGACCAATTATAAGTCCGGTCATAGCTCCAATTAAAGTAGTTATAATTCCTATACCTGCTAAGACTGAAGAGAATGCTAAAAAAGTTGAGGATTACTGTACAGAAGTTAAAGAAAAACTTACTTCTGCAGGTATTTCTGCTGTTGTCGATTTTAATAAAGAGAAGACTCCAGGGGAGAAGTTCTATTATTGGGAAATGAAAGGAGTACCTCTTAGGATAGAAATAGGATTGAGGGAAGTTAATAACTCGACAGTAACTATAAAGAGAAGAGATACCTTAGAGGCTAAAGTTGTGAAGAAGGACGAGTTAATACAAGCTATTAATGATATGCTTTCTTCTCTATCAGAAGATCTGAAGAGGAGAGCATGGGAATTCTTCAATTCTAAAATTTTGTACACTACAGACATGGGCGAGGCTAAAAAGATTCTTGATAATAATGGCGGAATAGTAGAAGTACCTTGGTGCGGTGAGAATTCCTGTGGATTAAAAATTGAGGAAGAGCTTAACGCTAGAGTGCTAGGATATCCAGAAGAGCCTAAAAAGACTAATGACGTTTGTGTTATATGTAAAAAACCTTCAACTAATGTTCTAAGAGTAGCAAAAACTTATTAG
- a CDS encoding 30S ribosomal protein S26e, translating into MPKKRENRGRRKGDKGHVGYVTCDNCGARVPEDKAICVTRMYSPVDATLANELEKKGAIIPKYPVRKCYCINCAIHFGIVKIRAENERKTRPTTYF; encoded by the coding sequence TTGCCAAAGAAGAGAGAAAACAGAGGTAGAAGGAAAGGCGACAAAGGTCATGTCGGTTATGTAACTTGTGATAACTGTGGAGCAAGAGTTCCAGAGGATAAGGCAATATGTGTTACAAGGATGTATAGTCCAGTAGATGCTACATTAGCAAACGAATTAGAGAAGAAAGGGGCAATAATCCCTAAGTATCCAGTGAGGAAATGCTACTGTATCAATTGTGCAATACACTTTGGAATAGTAAAGATAAGAGCAGAGAATGAAAGGAAAACAAGACCTACAACTTACTTCTAA
- the hjc gene encoding Holliday junction resolvase Hjc, producing the protein MNERKRRGTSVEHYILSSLRDRGFAVVRAPASGSKRKDSIPDIIAIKNGIILLIEVKSRKEKNKVYVTKSQAEGIINFTKKSGGELFLAVKFPKFLKFIPFNKLRVTESGNYVADEEVIEEGLSLEDLVRYVEAKFSKTLDFFI; encoded by the coding sequence GTGAATGAAAGGAAAAGAAGAGGAACTAGTGTAGAACATTATATACTTTCTTCCCTTAGGGATAGAGGTTTTGCAGTAGTTAGAGCTCCAGCAAGCGGTAGCAAAAGAAAAGATTCCATACCTGATATTATAGCGATAAAAAACGGAATAATTTTACTTATTGAGGTTAAGAGCAGAAAGGAAAAGAACAAAGTATATGTTACGAAAAGCCAAGCAGAAGGAATAATTAATTTCACGAAAAAGAGTGGAGGAGAGTTATTTTTAGCAGTTAAGTTTCCCAAATTCCTTAAATTCATACCATTTAATAAATTAAGAGTAACTGAAAGTGGAAATTACGTTGCAGACGAAGAAGTCATTGAAGAAGGACTTAGTTTAGAGGATTTGGTAAGATACGTAGAAGCAAAGTTCAGTAAAACATTAGACTTCTTCATCTGA
- the pdxT gene encoding pyridoxal 5'-phosphate synthase glutaminase subunit PdxT, translating into MKIGILAYQGSFEEHALQTKRALDKLKIDGEVVAVKKVSDLDVDGIIIPGGESTTIGVIAQRMGILESLKEKIMEGLPVLGTCAGAIMLAKDVTDAKVGKKSQPLIGIMDVSVIRNYYGRQRESFEANIDLRSIGGGIEKVVFIRAPAIVKVYGSAKSLSQFKDTYVMVQENGLLATTFHPELSGTTIIHEYFISMIKK; encoded by the coding sequence ATGAAGATAGGCATTCTTGCATATCAAGGGAGTTTCGAGGAGCACGCACTTCAAACTAAAAGAGCACTAGATAAACTAAAAATAGATGGAGAAGTAGTTGCAGTCAAGAAGGTTAGTGATCTAGATGTTGACGGAATTATCATTCCCGGAGGAGAAAGCACGACAATAGGCGTTATAGCGCAAAGAATGGGAATTTTGGAGTCGTTAAAGGAAAAGATTATGGAAGGATTGCCAGTTTTAGGTACATGTGCAGGTGCAATAATGCTTGCTAAAGATGTTACTGATGCTAAGGTAGGTAAGAAATCTCAACCGTTAATAGGTATAATGGATGTCTCAGTAATAAGGAATTATTATGGTAGGCAGAGGGAGAGTTTTGAGGCTAATATAGATTTAAGGAGTATAGGCGGAGGAATAGAGAAGGTAGTTTTCATAAGAGCTCCAGCCATAGTTAAGGTCTACGGTAGTGCGAAATCTTTATCTCAATTCAAAGATACTTACGTCATGGTACAAGAGAACGGCTTATTAGCCACTACCTTCCATCCAGAGCTTTCTGGTACTACTATTATTCATGAATACTTCATTTCAATGATTAAGAAATAG
- a CDS encoding V-type ATP synthase subunit D, whose protein sequence is MSSNKVLPTKLNLIRFKSELKLVSTIKRLLESKREVLLIYLRTYAAEYEKLYNEVNEALKKTYNSYMQAVVDEGMTTIEKIADSQSHSLSVSSSLKVIFGVKIPVIQLNESSIPEKPFSEVETSPYLSEAYDEMRDTLLKVVQLVELESTIRSLAAELRRTQRLINAIDTSILPFYRSSVKYIKSVLDDKAREEFVRLKITRKILERRRESGE, encoded by the coding sequence ATGAGTTCAAATAAGGTTTTACCCACTAAGCTGAACCTTATTAGGTTTAAGAGTGAGTTAAAGCTAGTATCAACAATAAAAAGACTGTTGGAAAGCAAAAGAGAAGTTTTACTTATTTATTTAAGGACTTATGCGGCAGAATATGAGAAACTATATAATGAAGTTAACGAAGCTTTGAAGAAGACTTACAATAGTTATATGCAGGCTGTTGTTGATGAAGGAATGACTACTATTGAAAAAATTGCAGATTCTCAATCTCATTCCCTCTCGGTATCCAGTTCATTGAAGGTTATTTTTGGAGTTAAAATTCCTGTTATTCAACTTAATGAGAGTTCTATTCCAGAGAAACCCTTTAGCGAAGTTGAAACTTCTCCTTATCTTTCTGAGGCTTATGATGAAATGAGAGATACGCTACTTAAGGTCGTTCAATTAGTTGAGTTAGAATCAACTATTAGATCTTTAGCTGCGGAATTGAGGAGAACGCAAAGGTTGATAAATGCTATAGATACTTCTATTCTTCCATTCTATAGAAGTTCTGTGAAATACATAAAATCGGTTTTAGATGATAAAGCTAGAGAGGAATTCGTAAGGCTTAAAATTACAAGAAAAATACTTGAGAGGAGGAGAGAAAGTGGAGAGTGA
- a CDS encoding PINc/VapC family ATPase: protein MSELLVDKSALLLGVSKYIEKGLINGNILIHRALLSDLEKETKEGLISGEIALDEIEKIRKISERYLFSVEIVGEPSSNVDNALREYCSQRDCSIVTADEIQKQICSYLGVKVVYLQPFEGSLSVEKFFDENTMSVHLKEDTIPKAKKGKPGSWQFVNLSNTPMTEDEIKGLVGELINEIKYVKNSFIEIERKGSTIVQLGNYRIVITRPPLSDGWEVTITRPVTRKNLEDYNLPEKLIERLKERAEGILIAGSPGMGKTTFAQALAEYYMKLGKVVKTIESPRDMHLPPDITQYSKNYAEIGELHDILLLSRPDYTVYDEMRNDDDFRLYIDLRLAGIGMIGVVHATTPIDAIHRFLNRVDLGTIPGILDTVIFINEGNVNKVYSLEMTVKVPLGLREADLTRPVVEIKDFLTDQVEYEIYVFGEQTMIVPVSNTRGGGNSVENKITRTVTDSIPGAEVKYENGEYVITIPKTEIGKFNRRLNSKLRKLEKKHGVRIRIRLGDSDEEV, encoded by the coding sequence TTGAGTGAATTATTAGTCGACAAGTCTGCCTTATTGCTGGGTGTTTCTAAATATATTGAAAAGGGTTTGATTAACGGTAATATTCTTATTCATAGGGCTTTGTTGTCTGATTTGGAGAAGGAGACTAAGGAAGGCCTAATTTCTGGAGAAATCGCGTTAGATGAAATAGAGAAAATTAGAAAAATTTCTGAAAGATATTTATTCTCCGTAGAAATAGTTGGCGAGCCAAGCTCTAATGTAGATAATGCTTTGAGGGAATATTGCTCGCAGAGGGATTGCAGCATAGTTACTGCTGATGAGATTCAAAAGCAAATATGCTCTTATTTAGGCGTTAAAGTAGTTTACTTACAACCTTTTGAAGGTTCATTAAGTGTAGAGAAGTTTTTCGATGAAAATACAATGAGTGTCCACCTTAAAGAGGATACAATACCTAAGGCTAAAAAAGGTAAGCCCGGAAGCTGGCAATTCGTTAATCTTTCAAATACTCCAATGACCGAAGACGAAATTAAAGGCCTTGTAGGTGAGCTTATAAATGAAATAAAATACGTTAAAAATTCGTTTATAGAAATAGAGAGGAAGGGGTCTACTATTGTACAGTTAGGAAATTATAGAATAGTAATTACTAGACCACCTTTAAGCGATGGCTGGGAAGTAACAATTACAAGGCCGGTAACTAGAAAGAACCTTGAAGATTATAACTTACCCGAGAAGTTGATAGAGAGATTGAAGGAGAGAGCTGAAGGAATTCTCATAGCAGGTTCTCCCGGTATGGGTAAGACTACTTTTGCGCAAGCGTTAGCTGAGTATTACATGAAGCTCGGTAAGGTAGTTAAGACTATAGAATCCCCTAGAGATATGCACTTACCTCCAGATATAACTCAGTATTCCAAAAATTATGCAGAGATAGGAGAGCTTCACGATATCCTATTATTAAGCAGACCAGATTATACGGTGTATGATGAGATGAGGAATGATGATGATTTCAGACTTTACATAGATTTAAGATTAGCAGGAATAGGAATGATAGGAGTAGTTCACGCTACTACTCCAATAGATGCAATACATAGGTTCCTTAATAGAGTTGATTTAGGTACAATTCCCGGAATTTTAGATACTGTAATTTTCATAAATGAAGGAAATGTAAATAAGGTTTATAGTTTAGAAATGACGGTTAAGGTTCCTTTAGGATTAAGAGAAGCAGATCTAACTAGACCCGTAGTTGAAATTAAGGACTTTCTAACTGATCAAGTTGAATACGAGATTTATGTGTTTGGAGAACAGACAATGATAGTCCCAGTATCTAACACTAGAGGAGGAGGAAATAGTGTTGAGAATAAGATAACTAGGACAGTTACAGATAGTATACCTGGAGCCGAAGTTAAGTATGAGAATGGTGAATATGTAATAACTATTCCAAAAACTGAAATAGGAAAATTTAATAGAAGATTAAATTCGAAATTGAGAAAACTGGAGAAAAAGCACGGAGTAAGGATAAGGATAAGATTAGGAGATTCAGATGAAGAAGTCTAA